The following are encoded in a window of Candidatus Fluviicola riflensis genomic DNA:
- a CDS encoding helicase: MNTLSEAISNPAEFTERFINQTNRSVFLTGKAGTGKTTLLRKIVDSTHKQTVIVAPTGIAALNAGGVTIHSFFQLPFGGFIPEFIHPPQYNSAVKFETKDSLKRHFRHSGPRQQLFRSMELLIIDEVSMLRADLLDAMDWTLRNVRKNNTPFGGVQVLFIGDLLQLPPVVKNEEWSVLRNHYNGLFFFHARVIHEQPPLYIELSTIYRQQDSDFIQVLNNLRNNEVSAADMEILNRFVRPDFDPSEHEGTITLTTHNAKADDINAGALKSLEGKSTFYEAIVQGDFPPHLFPLEMQLELKVGAQVMFIKNDISFEKNFYNGKIGRIESISEKEIFVHFPEENRTIEVQHYEWENIKYTVSESTGEITEEVQGTFVHYPLKLAWAITVHKSQGLTFDKAVLDVSQVFAPGQAYVALSRLRSLQGLVLLKPISMNGLSNDQQVVAYAEQKANEHQLSSFLEQGTKHYLYNTLSAAFDWYDLASAWMILENSYKLASPKTEKGKDKTWVAHQSQAIQSTIEPAKKFVAQLTNQFVKPQMDWNFIHERIQAAYTYFFKPLDGVYYSLLKRMAELQLIKKTKQYVDELEELEQQTLEVILRLKKVRLLVEAVTAGRELTKEAVWNEELKHYKLAKIAIIKQELREKPSLLDPTDLHDDFSHILSDEKPKKGKAGKAEKKEKKTTYEQTLELFREGKPLDEIARIRQMTIGTIYSHFMNLIKQEQVELDEIMAPSRIRELESYFDEVKEQNQSLSQLKEKLGDKVTWEELKLYQASTIR, translated from the coding sequence ATGAATACATTATCAGAAGCTATAAGCAATCCGGCGGAGTTTACGGAACGATTTATCAACCAGACAAACCGCTCGGTTTTTTTAACCGGAAAAGCAGGTACAGGTAAAACAACCCTGCTGCGAAAAATCGTCGATTCTACGCACAAACAAACCGTTATTGTGGCGCCAACAGGCATTGCCGCACTCAACGCGGGCGGCGTGACGATTCACTCGTTTTTTCAATTGCCGTTCGGTGGTTTTATCCCCGAATTCATTCATCCGCCACAATACAACTCGGCGGTGAAGTTTGAAACCAAAGATTCACTCAAGCGCCATTTTCGGCATAGCGGGCCGCGGCAGCAACTCTTTCGTTCCATGGAATTACTCATCATCGATGAGGTGAGTATGTTGCGCGCCGACCTGCTTGATGCCATGGATTGGACCTTGCGGAACGTGCGCAAAAACAACACACCGTTCGGTGGCGTTCAGGTATTGTTTATCGGGGATTTGCTGCAATTGCCACCGGTTGTAAAAAACGAAGAATGGAGTGTGCTGCGCAATCATTACAACGGACTGTTTTTCTTTCACGCACGTGTCATTCACGAACAACCGCCGTTGTATATTGAGTTATCGACCATTTACCGTCAGCAGGACAGCGATTTTATCCAGGTACTCAACAACCTGCGTAACAATGAAGTATCGGCCGCTGATATGGAAATCCTGAACCGGTTTGTACGTCCTGATTTTGATCCTTCCGAACACGAAGGAACCATTACATTGACTACACACAACGCCAAAGCTGATGATATCAATGCAGGCGCTTTGAAATCGCTAGAAGGCAAATCGACATTTTACGAAGCCATTGTGCAGGGCGACTTTCCGCCACATTTGTTTCCGCTCGAAATGCAGCTGGAACTCAAAGTCGGGGCGCAGGTCATGTTTATCAAAAACGATATTTCATTCGAGAAAAATTTCTACAACGGAAAAATTGGCCGGATCGAATCGATTTCCGAGAAAGAAATTTTCGTGCATTTCCCCGAAGAAAACCGTACCATCGAGGTACAGCATTACGAATGGGAAAATATCAAATATACGGTCAGTGAAAGCACCGGTGAAATCACTGAAGAAGTACAGGGAACCTTTGTTCATTATCCGCTGAAACTCGCGTGGGCGATTACCGTTCACAAAAGCCAGGGCTTGACCTTCGACAAAGCGGTATTGGATGTATCGCAGGTTTTCGCGCCGGGACAAGCCTACGTGGCGCTTTCGCGTTTGCGCTCGCTGCAGGGATTGGTGTTGCTGAAACCAATTTCAATGAACGGCCTTTCCAACGACCAGCAAGTAGTGGCCTACGCCGAACAAAAAGCCAATGAACATCAGCTTTCCTCGTTCCTGGAACAGGGAACCAAACATTATTTATACAACACACTCAGCGCGGCTTTCGATTGGTATGATTTGGCCAGCGCATGGATGATTTTGGAAAACAGCTATAAACTGGCTAGCCCCAAAACCGAAAAAGGAAAAGATAAAACCTGGGTTGCGCATCAAAGTCAGGCCATTCAGTCGACTATCGAACCGGCGAAGAAATTTGTGGCACAACTCACCAATCAATTTGTGAAACCGCAGATGGATTGGAATTTTATTCATGAACGGATCCAGGCGGCTTACACGTACTTTTTCAAACCACTCGATGGTGTTTATTATTCCCTGTTGAAACGGATGGCTGAATTGCAGCTCATCAAAAAAACCAAACAATACGTCGACGAGCTCGAAGAATTGGAGCAACAAACATTGGAAGTCATTCTGCGCTTAAAAAAAGTGCGTTTGCTTGTAGAAGCTGTAACAGCAGGACGTGAACTGACAAAAGAAGCCGTTTGGAACGAAGAACTGAAACATTACAAGCTAGCCAAAATCGCAATTATCAAACAAGAGTTGCGCGAAAAACCATCATTGCTCGATCCAACCGATTTGCACGACGATTTCAGTCACATCTTGTCAGACGAAAAACCGAAGAAAGGTAAAGCCGGAAAAGCGGAGAAAAAGGAAAAGAAAACAACGTACGAACAAACACTGGAACTTTTCCGTGAAGGAAAGCCGCTGGACGAAATTGCGCGTATCCGCCAAATGACCATCGGCACCATTTATAGCCATTTCATGAACCTGATCAAACAGGAACAGGTTGAACTGGACGAAATTATGGCACCGAGCCGCATCCGCGAACTGGAAAGCTACTTCGATGAAGTGAAAGAGCAAAATCAATCCTTGTCGCAACTCAAAGAAAAATTGGGTGATAAAGTTACCTGGGAAGAGCTGAAGTTGTACCAGGCGTCGACGATTCGATAG
- a CDS encoding ABC transporter, translating to MKEDGDQEPRGEGMSKIPTSKVQRAAKILGTSAKVGGNYLKYYAKKSVNPSLTKEKLHQDNASDIYASLSQLKGSALKVAQMMSMDNGILPQAYQDQFAMAQYNAPPLSYPLVLKTFQKYFGQKPTDVFDEFSREAVHAASIGQVHKARKGGKQLAVKIQYPGVAESISSDLKLVKPLATQLLNMKASDMKQYMDEVETKLLEETDYVKELKSGNEIGEACSFIKGLRFPVYYEEWSNNRILTMDWIEGLMFPEFLKTDPSQEARDAIGQAMWDFFLYQMKVLRKVHADPHPGNFIIDSENNLCVIDFGCIKEIPNDFFVNYFQLLKPEIIENQAQLDEIYVQIELFRPEDTPQQRKLVQQVYGDMIGLLGLPFHSETFDFADEAYFQRIFTMGEELSQNKDLRKMNNARGSKHAIYIMRTFFGLYSLMYRLKANVRLNYSLD from the coding sequence ATGAAAGAAGACGGTGACCAGGAGCCTCGCGGCGAAGGAATGTCAAAAATACCCACCTCGAAAGTACAGCGCGCCGCCAAAATTTTAGGCACAAGTGCAAAAGTAGGAGGCAACTACCTGAAATATTACGCGAAGAAAAGCGTAAATCCATCCCTGACGAAAGAGAAATTGCACCAGGACAATGCGTCGGATATTTATGCGTCGCTGAGCCAGCTAAAAGGAAGCGCACTCAAAGTGGCGCAAATGATGAGCATGGACAACGGCATTTTGCCACAGGCTTACCAGGACCAATTTGCGATGGCTCAATACAACGCACCGCCATTGTCGTATCCGTTGGTATTAAAGACCTTTCAGAAATATTTCGGACAAAAACCGACCGATGTCTTCGATGAATTTTCCCGGGAAGCCGTTCACGCGGCTAGTATTGGCCAGGTGCATAAAGCACGTAAAGGCGGCAAACAACTGGCCGTAAAAATCCAATACCCTGGCGTAGCCGAATCGATTAGTTCAGACCTGAAACTCGTGAAGCCACTAGCCACGCAATTGCTCAACATGAAAGCTTCAGACATGAAACAATACATGGATGAGGTGGAAACAAAATTGCTCGAAGAAACCGATTATGTGAAGGAATTAAAAAGCGGAAACGAAATCGGGGAAGCCTGTTCGTTTATCAAAGGTCTTCGTTTTCCGGTTTATTACGAAGAATGGTCTAACAACCGTATTCTTACCATGGACTGGATTGAAGGATTGATGTTCCCGGAATTTCTAAAAACCGATCCATCGCAGGAAGCGCGCGATGCAATCGGACAAGCAATGTGGGATTTTTTCCTGTACCAGATGAAAGTCTTGCGCAAAGTACACGCCGATCCACATCCGGGTAATTTTATCATTGATTCCGAGAACAACCTGTGCGTGATCGATTTTGGGTGTATCAAGGAAATCCCCAACGATTTTTTCGTGAATTACTTTCAGTTGCTCAAACCCGAGATCATCGAAAATCAGGCGCAGCTCGACGAAATTTACGTGCAAATCGAATTATTCCGTCCTGAAGACACGCCGCAACAACGGAAACTGGTTCAACAGGTTTACGGAGATATGATTGGTTTGCTCGGTTTACCATTCCACTCCGAAACCTTCGATTTTGCCGATGAAGCCTATTTCCAGCGTATTTTTACCATGGGCGAAGAACTATCGCAAAACAAAGATCTTCGTAAAATGAACAACGCCCGCGGTTCCAAACATGCGATCTACATCATGCGCACGTTTTTCGGGTTGTATTCATTGATGTATCGCCTGAAGGCGAATGTGAGGTTGAATTATTCGCTTGACTAA
- the recQ gene encoding DNA helicase RecQ — protein sequence MDHLDLKGALRKFFGFDSFKGQQENIITNVLNKQNTFVIMPTGGGKSLCYQLPALLSEGTAIVVSPLIALMKNQVDAIRNVSDHDSIAHFMNSSLSKTEINRVKDDILAGKTKLLYVAPESLTKQENIDFLTSVPISFFAIDEAHCISEWGHDFRPEYRRLREIFEKISDVSIIALTATATPKVQSDIQKNLNMTDAILFKSSFNRDNLYYEIRPKRQVEKEIIKYIRARSGKSGIIYCLSRKKVEEMAELLQVNGINALAYHAGLDATTRARHQDMFLMEEVDVIVATIAFGMGIDKPDVRFVIHHDIPKSLESYYQETGRAGRDGGVGECIVFYSYKDIEKLEKFLQGKPVAEQEVGKQLLNEIVSYSETSVCRRKFILHYFGEEFDEKQCSEMCDNCRHPRERFEGSVFVHQLLQVVDVLQEMQKSKHVCAFLSGGVTAEIKSYRHDQMPMFGIGKEKDEHFWNAVIRQTVVGGMLYKDVETYGTLKFTEKGRAFLADPQPYTLLKQHDFSLADDDESIISGGKGGAFDEVLYELLADLRKSLSKQHNIPPFVIFQEPSLKDMCLQYPITIEELTNVQGVGTGKAQRYGLPFIELIKNYVEENDIDRPQDLVMKSLVNKSGLKVQLIQNIDRKLPLEDIGRAQGKSMDEVIEEIEAIVSSGTRVNINYYIDEILDPENQDEIFDYFSEAETDDLTTAYHELDGDYSEEELRLMRIKFMSEMAN from the coding sequence ATGGATCACTTAGATCTAAAAGGAGCGCTTCGTAAGTTTTTTGGTTTTGACAGTTTTAAAGGACAGCAGGAGAACATTATTACCAATGTATTAAACAAACAAAATACATTCGTAATCATGCCTACCGGCGGTGGAAAGTCACTCTGCTATCAACTTCCGGCGCTTCTTTCAGAGGGAACAGCCATTGTGGTTTCTCCCTTAATCGCCTTAATGAAAAATCAGGTAGATGCCATTCGCAATGTGAGCGATCACGATTCTATTGCGCATTTCATGAACTCCTCGTTGAGTAAAACCGAGATCAACCGCGTGAAAGACGATATTCTTGCGGGTAAGACTAAGCTCCTATATGTAGCACCAGAATCGCTAACAAAACAGGAAAATATCGATTTTTTAACGTCTGTTCCAATTTCGTTTTTCGCGATTGATGAAGCGCATTGTATCTCGGAATGGGGACATGATTTCCGCCCGGAATACCGCCGTTTGCGCGAAATTTTCGAAAAGATCTCAGACGTCTCCATTATTGCGTTAACAGCTACGGCAACACCTAAAGTGCAGTCGGACATTCAGAAAAACCTGAACATGACAGATGCGATTTTGTTCAAGTCGTCGTTTAACCGCGATAACCTGTACTACGAAATTCGCCCGAAACGCCAGGTAGAAAAAGAAATTATCAAATACATCCGGGCACGTTCCGGGAAATCGGGGATTATTTATTGCCTTTCGCGCAAGAAGGTGGAAGAAATGGCCGAATTGCTGCAGGTAAACGGGATTAATGCCCTTGCTTATCACGCCGGACTTGACGCTACAACACGTGCCCGTCACCAGGATATGTTCCTGATGGAAGAAGTGGATGTGATTGTGGCGACTATAGCCTTCGGAATGGGAATTGACAAGCCGGATGTGCGTTTTGTGATTCACCACGATATTCCGAAATCACTGGAAAGTTATTACCAGGAAACAGGACGTGCAGGCCGCGATGGCGGTGTAGGCGAATGCATCGTTTTCTATAGTTATAAAGACATTGAGAAGTTGGAAAAATTCCTGCAAGGGAAACCGGTAGCCGAACAGGAAGTTGGGAAACAACTCCTGAACGAAATTGTATCGTACAGCGAAACCTCGGTGTGCCGGCGCAAGTTTATCCTGCATTATTTCGGGGAGGAGTTTGATGAGAAACAATGCTCGGAAATGTGTGACAATTGCCGTCATCCGCGTGAACGTTTCGAAGGTTCCGTATTTGTACATCAGTTGTTACAGGTGGTTGATGTTTTGCAGGAAATGCAGAAATCGAAGCACGTTTGTGCATTTTTATCAGGTGGTGTAACGGCAGAGATCAAAAGTTACCGTCACGACCAAATGCCGATGTTCGGTATCGGAAAAGAGAAAGATGAGCATTTCTGGAATGCCGTGATCCGTCAAACAGTTGTTGGTGGCATGTTGTATAAAGATGTGGAAACCTACGGTACGTTGAAGTTCACGGAGAAAGGTCGCGCCTTTTTAGCGGATCCACAACCATATACCTTGCTCAAACAACACGACTTCTCTCTTGCCGATGACGATGAATCGATCATTTCGGGTGGAAAAGGTGGTGCGTTTGACGAGGTCTTGTATGAGTTACTGGCCGATTTGCGCAAGTCGCTTTCCAAACAGCACAACATTCCGCCGTTTGTGATTTTCCAGGAGCCGTCGTTGAAAGACATGTGTCTGCAATACCCGATCACGATTGAAGAATTGACCAACGTGCAAGGAGTAGGAACCGGAAAAGCACAACGCTACGGCCTACCGTTCATTGAACTGATCAAAAATTATGTCGAAGAAAACGACATTGATCGTCCGCAGGATTTGGTCATGAAATCATTGGTGAATAAGTCAGGATTAAAAGTGCAATTGATCCAGAATATCGACCGCAAGTTGCCGCTGGAAGATATTGGCCGCGCGCAGGGCAAATCGATGGATGAAGTGATTGAAGAAATCGAAGCGATTGTTTCTTCGGGAACCCGCGTGAACATCAATTATTACATTGACGAGATTCTTGACCCTGAAAACCAGGATGAGATTTTCGATTATTTCTCTGAAGCTGAAACCGATGATCTGACCACTGCTTACCATGAACTGGACGGCGATTATTCCGAAGAGGAATTGCGGTTAATGCGGATCAAGTTTATGAGTGAAATGGCTAATTAA
- a CDS encoding GxxExxY protein: MKQFILKQETYEIIGSCMEVHKKMGAGFSEVIYKEALEIEFIHRGIHFEREKKFSVEYRGQKLQHSYFADFIVLDKVILEVKAVSNLTDAHVAQTLNYLRVSGCNVGLLINFNEDRLAYQRLVF; the protein is encoded by the coding sequence ATGAAACAATTTATTTTAAAACAAGAGACCTACGAAATCATAGGATCCTGCATGGAAGTTCATAAAAAAATGGGCGCAGGATTTTCAGAGGTGATTTACAAAGAAGCTTTGGAAATTGAGTTTATTCATAGAGGAATTCATTTTGAGCGAGAGAAAAAATTTTCGGTTGAATATCGCGGGCAAAAATTACAGCATAGCTATTTTGCAGACTTTATAGTTCTTGATAAAGTTATTTTAGAAGTTAAGGCTGTATCTAATTTAACTGATGCTCATGTAGCACAAACACTTAATTATTTGAGAGTGTCAGGTTGTAATGTAGGACTGTTGATCAACTTTAATGAAGACCGATTAGCCTATCAGCGATTGGTATTTTAA
- a CDS encoding acyl-CoA thioesterase: MNLEERIAASETRIFKAVFPNTTNHYDTLFGGTAMLLMDEVAFITATRFTRKVCVTVSSDRIDFKQPIPAGTIIELVGKVSKIGTTSLDVKVEIYIEEMYSNTRTKAITGSFTFVALGADKKPTKINSND; encoded by the coding sequence ATGAATTTGGAAGAACGAATAGCAGCATCGGAAACGCGCATTTTTAAAGCGGTATTTCCCAATACAACCAATCATTATGATACCTTATTCGGTGGCACAGCGATGTTACTCATGGACGAAGTAGCTTTTATCACGGCAACACGGTTTACCAGGAAAGTGTGTGTCACGGTTTCATCAGACCGTATCGATTTCAAACAACCGATTCCAGCCGGAACGATCATCGAACTCGTAGGAAAAGTTTCCAAAATAGGTACCACGAGCCTGGATGTAAAAGTGGAAATCTACATCGAAGAAATGTACAGCAATACCCGAACAAAAGCCATTACAGGGAGTTTTACTTTCGTGGCGCTTGGTGCAGATAAAAAACCGACTAAAATCAATTCCAATGATTAA
- a CDS encoding ferredoxin--NADP(+) reductase, whose amino-acid sequence MIQTDIIIIGAGPVGLFTVFEAGLLKLRCHLIDSLPQPGGQCSEIYPKKPIYDIPGFPSVLAGELVDNLMEQAAPFKPGFTLGEAAMTIEKTADNKFIVTTIKGTQHEAPIVMIAGGLGVFEPRKPPIANIVDFEDKGVEYIIKDPEFYRGKRCVIAGGGDSALDWSIFLAEKKIAKEVVLVHRSSSFRGHLDSVQKVIDLAESGQIKLITEAEVTGLEGNGELNAVKIQHTSQGEIICETDHFIPLFGLKPSLGPIADWGLEIEKNAIKVNTLDYSTNIPGIYAIGDVNIYENKLKLILCGFHEGTLAVQSAFARIHPDKKNILKYTTVNGVTGF is encoded by the coding sequence ATGATTCAGACAGATATTATCATCATAGGCGCCGGACCGGTAGGTTTATTCACTGTTTTTGAGGCGGGATTATTGAAATTGCGTTGTCACCTCATCGACTCATTACCGCAACCGGGCGGACAGTGCTCAGAAATTTACCCGAAAAAACCCATTTATGACATTCCCGGATTTCCTTCCGTTCTGGCAGGCGAACTGGTTGACAACCTGATGGAACAGGCAGCGCCTTTCAAACCGGGTTTCACGTTGGGCGAAGCAGCCATGACTATTGAAAAAACAGCTGATAACAAATTCATTGTTACCACCATAAAAGGTACACAGCACGAAGCACCGATCGTAATGATCGCTGGTGGATTGGGTGTTTTTGAACCACGTAAACCACCAATCGCAAACATTGTTGATTTTGAGGACAAAGGTGTGGAATACATCATCAAAGATCCTGAATTTTACCGCGGAAAACGTTGCGTGATTGCGGGTGGTGGCGATTCGGCCCTGGATTGGTCGATCTTCCTGGCCGAAAAGAAAATTGCCAAAGAAGTGGTATTGGTACACCGCAGCAGTTCGTTCCGCGGACATTTGGATTCGGTACAGAAAGTGATCGATTTGGCCGAAAGTGGGCAGATCAAACTTATTACTGAAGCTGAAGTAACCGGTTTGGAAGGAAACGGTGAACTCAACGCTGTGAAAATTCAACACACCAGCCAGGGAGAAATCATCTGTGAAACAGACCATTTCATTCCGTTATTCGGCTTGAAACCTTCGTTGGGGCCAATTGCTGACTGGGGACTGGAAATCGAGAAAAATGCTATCAAAGTGAACACCCTGGATTATTCCACCAACATTCCCGGAATTTATGCCATTGGCGATGTAAACATCTATGAAAACAAGCTGAAATTGATTCTTTGCGGTTTCCACGAAGGAACATTGGCGGTACAATCGGCATTCGCGCGCATTCACCCTGATAAGAAAAACATTTTGAAGTACACTACGGTTAACGGGGTTACAGGATTCTGA
- a CDS encoding beta-1,3-glucosyltransferase gives MKARVIFIFTLSFIGSFDAQEILPYKNPQLSIEIRVADLLKRMTPEEKFRQLFMIPGDLGTDSTRYTAGLFGFQINTVIQQTTAANQLMQYNAGQNALQTALKINAIQRFFVEDSRLGIPIIAFDEALHGLVRSEATAFPQSIGLAATFDTTLMNKTAGAIASECRSRGLRLILSPVVNLATDVRWGRVEETYGEDPLLTSLMGTAFVKAFEQRGIIITPKHFAVNHGEGGRDSYPINYSERLLEETYLVPFKAVIQKGGARSIMTAYNSIDGRPCSANDWLLNQKLKNEWGFRGFVISDAGAVGGANVLHFTARDYADAGKQSVENGLDVIFQTDINHAELFNEPFLSKSIDQAKLDSAVARVLRMKFELGLFEHPYVDLSALQNKIDVASHRTLAKEAALKSVVLLKNDNQILPLSASLKTIALFGQDAVEARLGGYSGPGNNPISIFTGLQQELNEKINLLYAKGCDRMTINWNSVSPDYFTHAVNGVTESGLQATYFNNISLSGTPVLERIDPSIQFQWTLFSPDPSINYDFFSARWTGNLTSPASGNFNIGIDGNDGYRLYLNDELIIDTWNQQGYNTTLKSYTFKKGETYALRVEYKEAAGNAKFHLIWDADIVSEHEKELSEALKIAKKSDVLIVVAGIEEGEFRDRSSLALPGNQEELILKLAETGKPVIVLISGGSAVTMERWKNNVDAIASIWYPGEAGGEAVAELLTGKVSPSGKLPITFPVSEGQLPLVYNHKPTGRGDDYADLSGQPLFPFGYGLSYTTFEYSNLQFDRTIAGTNDSIRVKFTLKNTGNYDSEEVVQLYLYDELSTFAKPVKELKGFQRIALKKGETTSVSFSISPDMLTTLDATLKPVVEPGFFRIMIGSSSKDIRLRDRIEIR, from the coding sequence ATGAAAGCACGCGTTATTTTCATCTTTACACTAAGCTTCATCGGTTCGTTTGATGCGCAGGAAATACTTCCCTATAAAAATCCGCAGCTTTCTATCGAAATCCGGGTTGCCGATTTACTGAAACGCATGACACCTGAAGAAAAATTCAGGCAGTTATTCATGATTCCCGGCGATTTAGGAACCGATTCCACGCGTTATACTGCCGGATTATTCGGGTTTCAGATCAATACAGTCATCCAGCAAACCACGGCAGCCAATCAATTAATGCAATACAATGCCGGACAAAACGCCTTACAAACCGCCCTGAAAATCAATGCCATTCAACGCTTTTTTGTAGAAGACTCAAGGCTTGGAATCCCGATTATTGCCTTCGATGAAGCACTTCATGGATTAGTACGCTCCGAGGCAACTGCATTTCCACAATCCATTGGTTTGGCAGCAACCTTCGATACAACGTTGATGAACAAAACCGCGGGTGCTATCGCATCCGAATGCCGATCACGGGGATTACGCCTGATCCTTTCTCCGGTAGTCAACCTGGCAACTGACGTTCGCTGGGGCCGTGTGGAAGAAACCTACGGAGAAGATCCGCTGTTGACATCACTCATGGGAACAGCATTTGTAAAAGCTTTCGAACAGCGCGGAATCATAATAACACCCAAACATTTTGCCGTCAATCATGGTGAAGGTGGTCGTGACAGTTATCCCATCAACTACAGTGAACGCCTGCTGGAAGAAACGTACCTGGTACCGTTCAAAGCCGTCATTCAAAAAGGTGGCGCGCGCTCCATTATGACGGCCTACAACAGTATCGACGGGAGACCTTGCTCAGCCAATGATTGGTTGTTGAATCAAAAACTGAAAAACGAATGGGGATTTCGCGGGTTTGTGATCAGCGATGCCGGAGCAGTTGGCGGAGCTAATGTTTTGCACTTTACAGCACGTGATTACGCCGACGCAGGCAAACAATCGGTTGAAAACGGGTTGGACGTGATTTTCCAGACCGATATCAATCATGCTGAATTGTTCAACGAACCGTTTTTGAGTAAAAGTATTGATCAAGCGAAACTGGATAGCGCTGTGGCACGCGTGCTTCGCATGAAGTTTGAACTCGGGCTGTTCGAGCACCCGTATGTTGATCTATCGGCACTGCAAAACAAGATTGACGTGGCATCACATCGTACACTCGCAAAAGAAGCCGCGCTCAAATCAGTTGTACTGCTCAAAAATGACAATCAGATTCTTCCGTTGTCGGCTTCGTTGAAAACAATTGCCCTTTTCGGGCAAGATGCCGTGGAAGCACGCTTGGGCGGATACAGCGGCCCGGGCAACAATCCCATTTCCATTTTTACAGGACTTCAGCAGGAACTCAACGAAAAAATCAATCTGCTTTACGCCAAAGGGTGTGACCGGATGACCATTAACTGGAATAGTGTTTCGCCCGATTATTTCACGCATGCAGTGAACGGAGTCACAGAATCTGGATTACAAGCAACTTATTTCAACAATATTTCCCTGAGCGGAACACCGGTTTTGGAACGTATCGATCCGAGCATTCAATTTCAGTGGACTTTGTTTTCACCGGATCCATCCATCAATTATGATTTTTTCTCAGCCCGATGGACCGGAAATCTCACTTCACCCGCTTCAGGAAATTTCAACATTGGCATCGACGGAAACGACGGTTATCGCTTGTACCTCAACGATGAATTGATCATCGACACCTGGAACCAACAAGGATACAACACAACACTCAAAAGCTACACATTCAAAAAGGGCGAAACTTACGCTTTGCGGGTAGAATACAAAGAAGCTGCCGGAAATGCTAAATTTCACCTCATTTGGGATGCCGACATTGTATCGGAACACGAAAAAGAATTGAGTGAAGCACTGAAAATTGCTAAAAAAAGTGATGTATTGATTGTAGTAGCCGGAATTGAAGAAGGCGAATTCAGAGATCGCAGTTCACTCGCACTACCGGGAAATCAGGAAGAATTGATTTTGAAACTTGCCGAAACCGGAAAACCGGTCATCGTACTGATTTCAGGAGGAAGCGCTGTTACCATGGAACGTTGGAAAAACAACGTGGATGCCATTGCAAGTATTTGGTATCCGGGAGAAGCAGGAGGCGAAGCTGTGGCAGAATTACTCACCGGAAAAGTTTCTCCTTCGGGAAAGCTGCCTATTACCTTTCCCGTTTCGGAAGGCCAATTGCCACTTGTGTACAATCACAAACCGACAGGCAGAGGTGATGATTATGCAGATCTCAGCGGACAACCGTTATTTCCCTTCGGTTATGGCTTGAGTTATACCACTTTTGAGTATTCCAATCTGCAATTCGACCGAACCATAGCCGGAACAAACGATTCCATTCGGGTGAAATTCACGCTGAAAAACACCGGAAATTACGATAGCGAAGAAGTGGTGCAACTTTATCTCTACGACGAATTGTCGACCTTCGCCAAACCGGTAAAAGAACTCAAAGGCTTTCAGCGAATAGCCCTAAAAAAAGGAGAAACAACCAGCGTTTCATTCTCCATTTCACCCGATATGCTCACTACACTCGATGCCACCTTAAAACCTGTAGTTGAACCGGGATTTTTTCGGATCATGATTGGCAGTTCCAGTAAAGACATTCGCCTGAGAGATCGGATTGAGATCAGGTGA